The Quercus lobata isolate SW786 chromosome 4, ValleyOak3.0 Primary Assembly, whole genome shotgun sequence genome segment TAGGACGCTCCTCAGATGGGCCCggatttggaatagcccattatttttgggtcgggccccacaatatatatatatatatatatatatataaatgcaagactaaaattaaaatttaaaaaaaaaaaattccaaagcAAACTAGAAGTACAAGTGTACaactcctatatatatatatatatatatataaatacaagattaaaattaaatatttttaaaaaaaatattccaaagCAACCCAGAAGTACAAGTGTACAACTCCCACCCTAAGCCAGACAAGTCTTATTAGATAAGACTCAccgacaaaaaaacaaaataaatcctATTacatataaccaaaaaaaaaaaaaaaaaaaacgcaagaatttaaaactaaaacttcAAGTCCCAGCGGCCCAGCCACAACTCAAGCACTCGAGTAGGCCCCCGGCCCCATCTAGAAGCCTTATTACACAAGACTCCACCCACAGTAGAAATACAGAATGCTGcagaaaaaatcaaataagaaagagaaactCAGAGAAAGATTAAAACGTACAATCAAGCCAGGGTCGGCAAATTGCTTTTATAGAATAGACAGAAAACTGCGCGAAACGATGCCAATACGAAAAGATTCaagattaattttcttttttcctttttaagtttttcatatttaaatgcatattttttaatagatatttttaattaaataatatatttataataattagaataaaaaataacttttaaatgtAAAGCAATGAACctgatgtataaaaaaattattattgtagtTTTACCGAACGATAACAAGTATCTAACAATCTTAGcctttataaataaatacatattcATTACATTACCTataaccaaatatatatatatatatatatataaatgcaagactaaaattaaatttttttttttaaaaaaaagttcaaagcAAACCAGGAGTATAAGTGGACaactcctatatatatatatatatatatataaatacaagattaaaattaaattttttttaaaaaaaattccaaagcAAACCAGAAGTACAAGTGTACAACTCCAGCCTAAGCCAGACAAGTCTTATTAGATAAGACTCAtccacaaaaaaacaaaatagaccCTATTACATataatcaaaaataaaaaaataaaaaaatgcaagaatTTAAAACTAAAGATTGTGTTAACGGGCACTACAAGATGCCCATTAACAATACATTTTTGACTAATTTAttggataattttttcaattttttatgatttttctctttagggtaattttttaatctattttggcaatttttttaacaattttttttcttttttataagtgaaacatcaaaaaaaataaaaaataaaaaaacgtcAACAAATACCACACAATAattgttaacatttccctaaAACTAAAACTTCAAGTTCCAGCGGCCACAGCCAGTCAGCCACAAGGCCCACAACTCAAGCACTCGAGTAGGCCCCCGACCCCATCTAGAAGTCTTATTACACAAGACTCCACCCTCAGTAGAAATACAGAATGCAGcagaaaaaatcaaataagaaagagaaactCAGAGAAAGATTAAAACGTACAATCAAGCCAGGGTCGGCAAATTGCTTTTTATAGAATAGACAGAAAACTGCGCGAAACGATGTCAACACGAAAAAATAGATTGCAGGTTCACGTGAAAGGTTAGAAACAGATCATACAGTTTACACAGATGAATCTACACTATGTCCagtcaaccaatgatccaaaagaggccaaaaaaaaaaaaacctaatattatataatatagatAAAGTACGTGGAAGTCATTGAATCAAAACTACCAACTGTCAAACACAAATCAACTttatcaaaaaatcaaagatcaccgattaattttataatattaacaAGAAGGCATTTGtgataaacataaacacaaaataattaaatacgaAAGCCAAAGTAATATCGTGAAAGAAAGCTGTTTGCACAGTCAATATCAATTCGCGCCCAGAAGCAAAGATTAAATATAGCACAGTAATTGACACCGACGCACacagtaattacaaaaataaattaaaatatataaaatttgctTTAAATTTATTGGATATATATCAACATTTTACTTTTATGGTTAACCAAAAATAACGATGTATATATCTAAATATAAGcaaatagcaaaaataataaataaatacggtacatatataaaaaaaatttgactccTCTCACAATTTGTAGTACTTTGAGACTCACATCTATCTCTCAGGATAAAATGATCTATAGTATGAATAAGAAGCACACAAGGTCCGTATTCTACGAActactctttctctctctttgactcaaatgaatgcacaaaatattttctctctagaaAAGTTTTTTTCCAGAAAAGTTAGTTTTTTATGCATGAGAGACTATGAATTTATATACGTTAGTGAACCGACACACGGTTCAAATAATAACTCCTATGCACAAACTGACtgactcaaaaataaaataataataaaattattatttgaataagAGGGCCTAATTCACATATGTCAAAACCCAATTCAATGTCTAGCCCATGAGTATATAAACTCATATACTATCTCTTTCCTTTCCTATGTGAGACTCAAGATTTTCAccatttttaataatatcttcaagtgaacatattaaatgtcaatttcttattcaccacatactatttttccaacaaattttgtataatttatatttcttactAACTCCCTAGAAAATAATTTAGAGTTAagagtgttcaaatttttattttaaagggtaaaaagaaattatatatattgtgggagCCAATTATCCAAAAGGTATTATTAAAATTGTatgaattgggcctatggctcAAAGGATATCAACCAATCTGAGGTGGTCAAATAAGGTTATAATGGGAatggtataagaagaagaaataaagattaTATATGATAGTCCAAAATACGTCCAAGGAGAAAAGTCATTTTGGAAACAGAGATCCGAGGTCAGTAAGAATATCTTATTATCCCAGACATCCTTCAAGGTTGCATCACAACTAAGAGTCGAACATTGGATAAAGGATGAACAAAGGGAGGCAATAAATATCTTCAAAAgttgctacctccacattaaatacCTCTCGactaactctctgaccgcattaatgtggaggtaataCCTGAACAATGATTAagtagccttacagctactaatTAATGGATCTAAGAGGTGTTagatgaaagaaaaaggagttcctggaatctaacctacacgtgtatggtagaGATGATACCAAGATGGTAGTATATAGCATGAGAAAGTGGCCTAAAAAAAGGAATCgggaaaaatcaagaaatttttgtaataatacTGTGAACTCTTGTAACTTTGTTCATCAACAAGATATTATAACATAAGCTCCTCAGGCCGTGCCGATGACAGATTTTCTTATCTTACTTGTGTTTAATGATCTTAAATCAACAACttttattatctttcttttagaatagaactagttctttcactcacactctacaaattcattatttggaCTTGTTGGGCTAAAACTCAATTTTATACTaggtccaatccaaattcagtccTTAAAGTTTACATTTTAACTAAAGAATTTCAActaaagtttacatttttttttaagagaaaatttcaacttatagtGTCTACTCCTGGTGATAGCTCtatatcatcagaccaagacacttattagtttttggtgtaggtagggATTGAACCCAatatctcttatacaaccatcaaagacttcaccagttgaactaactaaaACTCACAATAATCTTCCAACatcataaagaaaataaactaaatctTTGAGACTAAAGTCTAAACAAAAGACAATATTAAACATAAAAGTCCAAATCTGATTCCAATGATTCCTAAACTTCACTCATATGCACATCCTAGCAGAAGCTCAAACACATGCTACTCTTCTGATCAAAATTTGAAAGGGGAAAGAGGAGGGTGAGTTaataactcaataagtaaccaaagtcctaataagttctatcaagcaaatagatttgtaaaataataaagttgcACATAGATCGaatatttttatcttaaaaatatattatagattgATTAGAAAATAATCAATTTCCCATATATGAAAGCTATAATTTACAATATgttccaaaaacacataagcaGTTTCAAGGACTTAAAACAGTTCAAATATTCAAtcataattcatattcttaacaatatTTACAACTATGGTCACTCTATATCCCCATGACTGGGCATCAGATTCAGATGAAACTAGTCTCTTGCTAATGTATATTCCCCATTAGTTGGGTCTAGAAACACGATAAACTCGTGATACCCCAGATAGTACTAGTTTTAGTACCAATGAAAAACTCCAATTGGTTGGGTATcaaagtaccaatgaataacccctaTTGGCTGGGCATCAAAGTCAAAACATAGTCAGATTTtctaaaatcatatatatcaaatcatatttcaaataaaaatatatttcatccaaatacatacatacatatatataaccatatattcattaatcaaatatatttgtgataattctttattatttactttaaatcaatgtaactaaaataattaaataaaattgtaacaattataaacaaaattcaGTAGTCAAAATAtagtaatataaataaaaataatattaattaggAGAAGGTTACTTATCTTAACTAGCTTACTACAAAAGAATTTCTCCCTAACATTTCCTCAAAAATCCTTAAATAACACATAAATAATTTACAAGTACTATTTACTTgataatcaaataattcaaaaaaacacttataatgaTATTCAGCTATAAAAAAGACTactaaaaatatctaataacTGTTGACTGTGGTCTCACACCAAAATTTTACATAAGGCTATAACTCCTTGTACTATGTCACACTAGTCACTAGGAAAGACAAGGCACGCGGGCCATCTTCAAGTACTACACTTACATTTAcacctttctttccttttttttttttttttttttccccttggaATTGGTGAAAAGATATGGGGTCTTGCAGAATCTGACACGGAGCCCTTCTCACAGTTTAGCTTTTAAGAGACAAAACAAAGAGGGAAAGAGGTACGTGGTGTTAGTCTGTTGGATACGTATCTAATTTTGGGGgtggaaactgaaaactgaaaaaagcTATGGCTgcctttttgtaattttgagaAATGGAGGCTTTCACACCTTTTTTTGCTCCTGatttgtgtatatttttttttttttggaagtgagTTGAGACttggtgtgtgtttgggttcCGTATTGCGTTGTTGGTCTgcgttttcattttattttatatatatatatatatatattttattttttttacatttcatgCGTTTTGCAGAAAAGGAAGACAAACGACACTATAGCAGTACTGTAGCAATACTGTTTATGAGACCTACAGtcactttatttattaaaaaatattaaaaatagatcccatgatactatttatatatttaaaaattattttattatagtgtttttagttttcaattttagtaataagaagttcaatccaaacacacccttgaAACTTGGGACTTGAGAGGGTAGTactttgttgtttttattttggtttgtcATTCACATTTTGTCAGACCTCAAACCTAAACCTATACTTGgctttttgttttggattttactaatgtgtatcttaaggacacacattaattttcatttgtagaaaaaaaaattttgagaattgaaaaagtaatgacagctttttcaatttcgaagaaaatattttcaaaaataaaaaatttaatatgtacCTTAAAGACACACATTAACCAgacccttttgtttttttaccaattccataaaTTCGGGTACAGTTTCTTAAACAAAAACTGCGCAGAAACCTGACCTGGCCCTTTACGCCTAAAATTTGCAGTTTCGAAATACGCTTATCACAACAAagtgtatattaaaaaaatattaaaatactgaGCATAGAAAGATCTGTAGGACCCTGGCGTCTGATTTACTAAAATATAAATCTAAACTTTTCGTAGtttgtattataaaaatttttaagtatTCAAATGATTTTATCATTGACCAAAAtgttcatataaaaaaatacttgaattttaaataaagtttatATTTGGCAAGAATGAGGTTTTTAAGCTCTTATCTCAAGCGTACAATTTATCTATCTCTCCTTGAATATTTTTAGTGACCTCTTTTCTCAAAATATCTACCATTATATGTTGACTTAATTAACTTATATATAACTATGATTTTaatcttattttctaaaaatctccttagtaatattaattataaaattaattccATAAATAGATTTACTTAAACAcctctctttttaatttttttttttttttacaagtattACATCTATAAATACAGGTTGAATAGAGCAATTACTACACCAAGGAAGACATGGATAGCAACGCCCATAATTCAATCCATGAAAATGGACATGGCCATGTCTTGCAAGTGGAGAAGGTTTTTCACATGACATCAGGAGTAGGAGAAAAAAGCTATTCCCAGAACTCAGCACTTCAAGTaattctctcactctcacttaaTTTACCTCTCTTTTTATGGAATCAACTATTTAGAGAGAGTTTCCTATGTAGCCATACATGTTAAAGCTAGCCATGATGATCATTATTTATAGTGTACGTACCATTGAGAAGAATGCTAATATCACACCAAAATCCATAACTCTTGCCACAGTTCACCAAGTAACCAAGTTGTGAGTTTTGTGGTGATACTAACATTATTTGTACCATTAAATGTTTTTCAACACACACAACAGAAACTTGTTTCcaaagctgaaaaaaaaaagttcacatttatgattttatgtttacgtagtagttaaaaaaaaatgattttccatCTTGCATATCTCTCAGAAAACAGTGATATCCAAGGTAAGACCAGTGTTGGAGGGCACTGTCAGAGCTTTATATAGCAAGGAAAACTTTCCTCGTTATTTTTCCGTAGCAGACTTGGGTTGCTCTTCAGGACCCAACACACTTATAGTTACCTACGAAATGATTGATGCCATAGTCGGACTGTGCCGAGAAACTGGACACTCTCCTCCCGAGCTCATGGTGTTTCTAAATGACCTTCCAAGTAATGATTTCAACACTGATTTCAAATTACTGCCAgacttttatgctatgttgaagaGGGAGAAAGGCAACGATGTAGGGCCATGTTTCATAGCGGGAATGCCAGGGTCCTTCTATGGCAGGCTCTTTCCTAGCAAAAGCCTGGATTTTGTTCATTCTTCTTATAGTGTGCATTGGCTCTCTAAGGTCAGCATCTTCACACTCAAAAATATCGTTGCATTGCAATTGGTCAATGACCTTTAGGTTCAATGGAGATATCCAAAAGATCGAAATCCCCTTTTCCActtgaaatttatcaaaaactaaaaacattgcATTGATTAATTACTAATTTAGCTCAATTATATGATCCGCAATATTATCATGGAAATATGAGTACAAGATttgagtacaaaaaataaaaatagaaaacgaATATATCCTCAACACAAACCAAATAAGCCCGTAGTGATCCACTTATTCACAAATGGCCATGCTTGAGAAATATTTATGGGATTACGTGTTTGTTTGGTACAAtttggttttttcattttttttttaattgacttTTTGAAAATGATTAGATAGGAAATAATGTACCTTAAAAAAAGGTGACTTAAAAAGGCCGTGCTTCAAAAAGATACGGCTCAAAATAGGCTCCACATCCTTGAGCACTAACAATAACAATATTTAGCCGCTTGGTTTTTGTCGTACAACATCTTCTGCACTTCTTGCTGAGTATACATCTAGCAGGTAATTCAAAAGGGTTTCAGCAAATGGCGGCACATTATGGATTGTGATATTTCCCCTTGATTGTTTGTATTAGGGatgttataaataaatgaaaataaaacataataactactttatattatgtatatatatatatatatatatttttttttttttttatacaaacaAGAATATTTAAACATTTTCAAGTATATAGGGAGGAATTTCTTGGGGTGACCTTAAAGTGCTGGTAAGAGATTTCGAATCGAAAATCTTATAGATATCATAAATATCATGACACTTTAAAAACTACTAAGCTAACTTCTTGGGATTATATtatgtactttttatttttaatataaaatataaattttattctaacctaatctaaaaatatattaatctaaaaatatgtgtgtgaaattttctgttaaaaatttaaatttcggtTCTTACCTTTTACACCTCATAAATAcctatacttatggagtgaccattgCACTAAGGATGGGCAATGGTTATCTACTTATTAAGTAGAAAAGAGAAggtaatttttctttgtttaatggATAATTCCACCAAAAATCAGATTGCATTCTATTGTTCATTTCatccacaaaaaaataaataaatcattccTTTATTTTCCCTTCCATTTTACGTGGATTTTGATCAGATTTGCGATGAAGTGCAAAGtaatttttactatttgtaGAATATGAGAATAAATTGTCAcatttaaacaaataattatcaatttcatAAAGCGCACTAAATGTACAGGTGAGAAAATTCATACtcaaattttcataattcatTTTGGTAATggcattttctctcttttctttaaatttatttttattttataattattaggTACCTCAAGGGATAAACAATAATAAGGGGAACATATACATGGGGAAGACAAGCCCTCACAATGTATTCGAGGCATACTTGGAGCAATTTCAGAGTGATTTCTCACTTTTACTTCGCTCTCGTGCTGATGAAATAAAACTTGGAGGGCAAATGATTCTAACCTTTATTGGTAGGAGTATCAAAGATCCCACTAGTAGAGATTGTTGCCTCGTTTGGGAGCTGCTAGCAAAGTGTCTCCTTGACATGGCTGCTGAAGTTGGTTCTTTAAccttttgataattaaaatttaaaattaattcttCTAATTAAGGgatacttttttgttttgttatctCACTTAAAAAGTGAAATAATGGCCACAATTTTATGTGTATAGGGGCTAATTGAAGAGGCTGATATTGATACGTTCAATTTGCCTCAATACAATCCTTTCATCGAAGAAGTAAAAACCATTGTTGAAAAAGAGGGATCCTTTGTTATTGATCGACTGGAAACGTTTGAAGTCAATTTGGATGCCAATGACAAcgaggaaaacaaaaattacgTGTTTGACAAGTTTACATGTGGACAAAATGTGTCACGTAGCTATAGGGCGATTTCAGAATCCTTGCTTGCTGATCACTTTGGAGAGGCAATCATAGATGATTTATTTGAGAGGTACGCAGAGCGTATCGGTGAGCATCTTTCcatggagaagataaagaatttCAACATCCTAATTTCAATGGAAAGGAAATGAATAAATCTCTGAAACTATGTATCTTGAATAAATAAGATGCATATAATTGGGACGCATCATCTTGTTGGACTTGTTACCAGATGTTATGCTTTTGCCTAGTCTggctttgtttttaataaattgtttctTGTATGCTTGTAGCTATGCCATGAGTGTATGACTCTGCATGGTACACCAAGCGTTGTATTTTATGTGTGTATGGCAATGTATTGTGTAGTCAGTACCATATATTTTATGTGTGTATGATTTTGCCTAGTTTACCTTGTGATCATTGAAAGTTGTTTCAATGTTAAATTAGTGTTCTTAATGCTTATTTCCATGCAATGACTCTAAAAGAAAGTGGTCAACCGTCTAGAGAAGAAAGGGAAAGGAAATGTTTGCTGAGTTTCCACTGATTGTGAGTAATGGGGAGTCACAAGAACCGTTGTACAATTAATTAatccttttataatttttttttaaagaaaaacatcCTTCTTATTAAATAAGATTTCTACTTAAAAGTATAAAGAGACAAGACATGAAGAACTAAAGATTTTGGAAATAAGCTACAATATTATCACTTTCATACATAAAAGTAAACAAGGGAGGAGAGAAGAGGAAGGGCATGAGGTATTAGAGAGATGAGATAGGAGAGGGAAGGTAATGGAAAGGATAAGTAAAAGATATTCTTATCCTTTCAATTTAATAGTTGTCGTGATAACAAAATTCTAGATAATTCATGGAATAAAAGATGTTATGGTCTTCGTTAGAATTGAGAATGAATTTATCGTATATTGATGTGTAAAAATTTaggtgaaaataaaaatttacgcCAGCTAACTATGCCCAAAATTTATTTTGGTCCTTTAAGTTTGAATTTGATGATTTTAGTCTTGTAATTTTGCCCAAAAATTATTTGTCATTTAAGTCTCAAGTTTTTGATCATGTTATTCTGGTAATCTTgtcaaaaatcattttattccTCTAAAGAATCATTTAGTCTGGTAACCTTGCAAAAAATCACCCAAAATAACCAACTTCAATCATAAAGGacgaaaatgatttttggacaAATATGAATACAATAGCTatgagttttgtaactcaattggtaaattCTGATGTTTCCAACTGAAATGTTTAAAGTTCTAATCCCCTCAAATCCTTCATAATACCTattgaattgtaatttttttaaagtgcaATAAAATGTGCTTGTATGCTAACAATACTAAACatgaaaatgttaaagaaaCTTTGGGTAATTGTAAAATCTTTTGTAAAGATGAACTTTCAgtttaataaataattgaagTCATTGGTAACCTCGAAAAGATAAAATTGATGTTGCTTTGTGAAGCATAGATAAGATGCTAAGTgcaaaaattattagataacTCTGAAGTATTCTAcaataatttagtatttttagGTGCAAAATCACACCAACTTTATATCAGTAACGAAattatccttatttttttagaCTATTTATTGTTTTACACTTCCAAATGTACAATATGGAAGTTTATAGAATGTCCGCACCTTCACATTAAGGATTCACATCTTACCCCGTGACATGAAAGAATGTGAAAACTGTTATATCATATATGTGAAACAGTCAAAACCCTTTCTTCAATCCCTTCTCTCCAAGCTTTAGgcagaaaaatcaaaatatttgaaGTGTTGAGTTGACGTGAGTGATACGTAGGAAATACatataaatgaataaaagtCAAAACTCAACTCTTGAAAACTTCTTCGTACGTAAGATATATACCATGACAATTCAACCCAAAATCATTTGTATAAATTAATATCCAAAAGACGTAATTGTTTTCAAGTCGTGGCCATTTTCTAGTCTATTGCAACTtgcaaccaaaacaaaaagattgcCTTAAATTCCCACAAGCTGCAAAGTGATCATCAATGGAGAAGCAAGAAGCTAAAAGGCTTGGCCACCGGTTGGTGCTTGTAGTATATCCATTCCAAGGCCACATAAATCCCATGCTTCAACTTGCCACAATCCTATACTCCAAGGGCTTTTCAATCACCATAGCACACCCTCAATTCAACTCGATCTCCCAACCATGAAAATCATCCTGAATTTCACTTTGTATCAATACCAGATGGCTTGTCTAAAACCAATTTCTCACATTCCAATTTCATGGCCGCAATATCAGCTCTTAATAGTAATTGTGAAGCTCCATTTCAGCAATACATGGAGGAGATGATGAAAGTACAGTATCCACATGATCGGGTTGCCGGTGTTGTTTATGAAGGGTTCATGTACTTTGCTCAAGCTGTGGCTAACAATTTGAAACTTCCTGGGATTAATGTGCGTACAAGTGCAGCTGCCACCTTGCTTTTGTTTGCCGTCTTTCCTGATGCTCATCATGAGAAAGGCTATATTTCCTTTCCAGGTACGTGTGAATTTGAAAGCTTTAATTTTGGGGTAGACAATTCCTTAGGTGAAAGTACATTAATTAagttctttaattaaatttaaacacatagcagtattgaatttaattgtctttagaaaatataaattgtattttaatagTCAATACAACAATGCGTTTGAATTGGGTTCTTCAATGGTACAGAGCATGCTCAGTTCTGCTAAGGGAAGAACTGTGGTAACATAGTATACAGTACTGTTGAAAAACactaacaaaaattgaaagcatGGTATCCATGGTTATACCAAATAGTTGATGAGTTTAATCAACATATTAGACTTGATTAACTTGATGATTTAATTTGGTACTTTACATGAGAAAGATAGGTTTTCTGAAgctattgtaattttttttttcttctcatatggTCATATCTAGCTAAGATTTCTAAAGCAGAACaatattggaaaagaaaatctaaatacttgagtgaaaatttttatcttggaTAGGGGTAGTCACTTTGGGATCTAAAGTTTTGACAAGGAATTTTAATTGGGAATTAGAAATTATTCTTCTATCTTGACATAAACATTTGATAAACGGTTAACTGTTAACTCTGTATATGATTCTAATTTAACTAGTATGATTATGTGGAATTCACTATTTAAGTTCATAGATAATCCAAGGTAATAGATCACGTTCTAATGAAACGTAGAATTGTCAACTAACAATTccgtataaaaaaaaaaatttaaatgctcCTTTTTGGTAATAGAtataacataatttaaatttacgacatccttttttaatttttttgataattgttttttattgttatgtcatgatattaatattttttttctttttatgttacAGAAAGTCTGGCTCAAGCCCCCGTGCCTGAGCTTCAGTCCCTTGATCTGAAGGGCCTACTAGGATCCACAGAAATCCCAACTCCCATATTGGAGCTGAGATTCACAGTGACAGATGCAACAAAAAAGGCCTCATCAATAGTAGTGAACACTGTGCACTTCCATGAACAACAAACGCTGACAAAGGTTCAAGAACATTTCCCATCTCCAGTTTTTTCCTTAGGCCCTTTCCATAAACTAGCTCCATCTGCCTCTAGTTCACAACTGAAGGAAGATACTAGTTGCATTTCCTAGCTTGACAAACAAGCCCTCAAGTCTGTAATTTATATAAGCTTTGGTAGCATGGTAAGCATGGATGAGAAAGAGCTGGTAGAGATAGCTTGGGGCTTAGCCAAGAGTGAGCAACCTTTCTTGTGGGTGGTTAGACCTGGTTCAGTTCGCAGGTCGGAATGGATTGAGCTATTGCCAGAAAGTATCAAAGAAAGAGTAGAAGGAAGAGGTTGCATTGTGAAATGGGCACCTCAAAAGGAAGATTTGGCACATGGTGCAGTGGGAGGGTTTTGGAGCCATTGTGGTTGGAATTCAACACTGGAAAGTGTTTGTGAAGGAGTTCCAATGCTATGTCGACCCTATTTTGGGGACCAAGGTTTGAGTGCAAAGTATGTGTGTAGTGTATGGAAGATAGGCTTGGAATTGGAGGGTGTTTTGGAGAGAGGGA includes the following:
- the LOC115986724 gene encoding salicylate carboxymethyltransferase-like; its protein translation is MDSNAHNSIHENGHGHVLQVEKVFHMTSGVGEKSYSQNSALQKTVISKVRPVLEGTVRALYSKENFPRYFSVADLGCSSGPNTLIVTYEMIDAIVGLCRETGHSPPELMVFLNDLPSNDFNTDFKLLPDFYAMLKREKGNDVGPCFIAGMPGSFYGRLFPSKSLDFVHSSYSVHWLSKVPQGINNNKGNIYMGKTSPHNVFEAYLEQFQSDFSLLLRSRADEIKLGGQMILTFIGRSIKDPTSRDCCLVWELLAKCLLDMAAEGLIEEADIDTFNLPQYNPFIEEVKTIVEKEGSFVIDRLETFEVNLDANDNEENKNYVFDKFTCGQNVSRSYRAISESLLADHFGEAIIDDLFERYAERIGEHLSMEKIKNFNILISMERK